The following coding sequences are from one Selenomonas sputigena ATCC 35185 window:
- the dnaB gene encoding replicative DNA helicase, which yields MDRMPPASIEAEQAVLGAMLLKPDAVTTAAEELSADDFYRETHRLIFEAMMELKERTEPVDLVTLTEQLKKADKLAKIGGIPALSLIANSVPTAANVHYHARIVHEKAQLRSLINAATEIAGAAYESADEVEDIMDSAEKRILAVSSGKRSKDFVPLQDILLDTLEQIDLRYNNKGSITGLPTGFTELDHLTAGLQKSDLILVAARPSMGKTAFTLNIAAHVVLRAKEPVAFFSLEMSKEQLVQRLLCSEGRIDSQRLRVGELEEKEWGDLIDTANRLSAAPLYIDDTPGITVMELRSKARRLKAEHGLSLIVIDYLQLMQGRGNKSGDNRQQEISEISRSLKALARELNVPVIALSQLSRSVESRQIKRPMLSDLRESGSLEQDADIVMFLYREDYYDPETENKNITEVIIAKHRNGPVDTVDLTFLKQFTKFGNLSRMQ from the coding sequence ATGGATCGCATGCCGCCCGCAAGCATCGAGGCCGAGCAGGCCGTTCTCGGCGCAATGCTCTTAAAGCCCGACGCCGTGACGACCGCCGCCGAAGAACTGTCGGCGGACGACTTCTATCGCGAGACACATCGGCTGATCTTCGAGGCCATGATGGAACTCAAGGAGCGCACGGAGCCTGTCGACCTCGTGACCTTGACCGAGCAGCTAAAGAAGGCAGACAAGCTCGCGAAGATCGGCGGCATCCCCGCGCTGTCCCTGATCGCGAACTCCGTGCCGACGGCGGCGAACGTGCATTACCACGCGCGCATCGTGCATGAGAAAGCGCAGCTTCGCTCGCTGATCAACGCCGCGACGGAGATCGCGGGTGCCGCCTATGAGAGCGCCGACGAAGTCGAGGACATCATGGACAGCGCGGAAAAGCGCATCCTAGCTGTCTCTTCGGGAAAGCGCAGCAAGGACTTCGTGCCGCTGCAGGACATTCTTCTCGACACCCTGGAGCAAATCGATCTGCGCTACAACAACAAGGGCAGCATCACGGGACTGCCGACAGGCTTCACGGAGCTTGACCATCTGACAGCGGGGCTGCAGAAATCCGACCTCATCCTCGTCGCCGCACGCCCCTCGATGGGCAAGACGGCATTCACGCTCAACATCGCGGCGCACGTCGTACTGCGCGCGAAAGAGCCCGTCGCCTTCTTTTCCCTGGAAATGAGCAAGGAGCAGCTCGTGCAGCGTCTCCTGTGCTCGGAAGGGCGCATCGATTCGCAGCGCCTGCGCGTCGGCGAGCTTGAGGAAAAGGAGTGGGGCGACCTCATCGACACGGCGAACCGCCTTTCCGCCGCACCGCTCTACATCGACGACACGCCGGGCATCACCGTCATGGAACTGCGCTCGAAAGCGCGCCGCCTGAAGGCCGAGCACGGGCTTTCGCTCATCGTCATCGACTATCTGCAGCTCATGCAGGGGCGGGGGAATAAGAGCGGCGACAACCGCCAGCAGGAGATCTCGGAGATCTCGCGCTCCTTGAAGGCGCTCGCGCGTGAGCTGAACGTGCCCGTCATCGCGCTCTCGCAGCTTTCGAGAAGCGTCGAGTCGCGCCAGATCAAGCGTCCGATGCTCTCCGACCTGCGCGAATCCGGCTCTTTGGAGCAGGACGCCGACATCGTCATGTTCCTCTACCGCGAGGACTACTACGATCCCGAAACGGAGAACAAGAACATCACGGAAGTCATCATCGCCAAGCACAGGAACGGCCCCGTCGACACCGTCGATCTCACGTTCCTCAAACAGTTTACGAAGTTCGGCAATCTCTCACGCATGCAATAG
- a CDS encoding glycoside hydrolase family 32 protein, whose amino-acid sequence MEYDKKELDSRLQDELHHAGHRWRNRFHLELPFGFTGSVKGLVFFQGEYHLFCQWNPFSTEDKNKGWVEFKTRDFVYWTDPKLVLWPTDDNDKGGCGSGCAFINGGNLRVLYTGRREEEGKRANRQILGTMTKEGVIRKDMVLIKEQPEGYTDLFQGPHFFVRDSHAYALLGAQAAPADDARGCLLLYREEKGLFHFAGELKTQLGFFGKVWECPALLSFGKHDVLFFSPRGLSDREFDWQNLFQSGYIVGHLSLAGREMIHGKFHELDRGFDFFAPHVGVHEGRALLFGWLSMPHKDEDYPTGKHGWMHTLTLPRVLTLKQGKIFSRPAPELKALRVARSARELSGRAVPSLKTELAYCSEILMNIVLGVAQRIKIELRYGREKVKVSYNRETDIVEISREGMKLGGRGVRSFKLYTYHSLAMNIFIDRTAIEIFFQNGEEVASFLVFPEEDVAPVFSVEADAPMEKVMGSIWDLDRLRYGELKPQKRKYVF is encoded by the coding sequence ATGGAATACGACAAGAAGGAACTTGACTCTCGCTTGCAGGATGAGCTGCACCACGCGGGTCACCGCTGGCGCAACCGCTTTCATCTGGAACTGCCCTTCGGCTTCACAGGCAGTGTGAAGGGACTCGTTTTCTTCCAGGGCGAGTACCATCTCTTCTGCCAGTGGAATCCCTTTTCGACTGAAGACAAGAACAAGGGCTGGGTCGAATTCAAGACGCGCGATTTCGTCTACTGGACCGATCCGAAGCTCGTCCTGTGGCCGACGGACGACAACGATAAGGGCGGCTGCGGCTCCGGCTGCGCCTTCATCAACGGCGGAAACTTGCGCGTCCTCTACACGGGCAGACGCGAGGAAGAAGGAAAGCGTGCGAACCGCCAGATTCTCGGCACGATGACAAAAGAAGGCGTCATCCGCAAGGACATGGTGCTCATCAAGGAGCAGCCCGAAGGATATACCGACCTCTTCCAGGGGCCGCACTTCTTCGTGCGCGACAGCCACGCCTACGCGCTCCTCGGCGCACAGGCGGCGCCCGCAGACGACGCACGCGGCTGCCTTCTGCTCTATCGCGAGGAGAAGGGACTCTTCCACTTTGCCGGCGAGCTGAAGACGCAGCTCGGCTTCTTCGGCAAAGTCTGGGAATGCCCGGCACTCCTCTCCTTCGGCAAGCACGACGTGCTCTTCTTCTCGCCGCGCGGTCTCTCTGATCGCGAGTTCGACTGGCAGAACCTCTTCCAGTCGGGCTACATCGTGGGGCATCTGTCTCTTGCGGGACGCGAGATGATTCACGGCAAATTCCACGAGCTCGACCGCGGCTTCGACTTCTTCGCGCCGCATGTGGGCGTGCACGAGGGGCGTGCGCTGCTCTTCGGCTGGCTGAGCATGCCGCACAAGGACGAGGACTATCCGACGGGAAAGCACGGCTGGATGCACACCTTGACCCTGCCGCGCGTCCTGACGCTCAAGCAGGGCAAGATCTTCTCAAGACCCGCGCCCGAACTCAAGGCGCTTCGCGTAGCGAGAAGCGCACGCGAGCTTTCGGGACGCGCCGTGCCGTCCCTCAAGACGGAGCTTGCCTACTGTTCGGAAATCCTCATGAACATCGTCTTGGGCGTCGCCCAGCGCATCAAGATCGAGCTTCGCTACGGCAGGGAAAAAGTGAAGGTCAGCTACAATCGCGAGACGGACATCGTCGAGATCAGCCGCGAGGGAATGAAGCTCGGCGGCCGCGGCGTGCGAAGCTTCAAGCTCTACACCTATCACTCGCTCGCCATGAACATCTTCATCGACCGCACGGCCATCGAGATCTTCTTCCAAAACGGCGAGGAGGTCGCCTCCTTCCTCGTATTCCCCGAAGAGGACGTCGCTCCCGTCTTCTCTGTCGAGGCCGACGCCCCGATGGAAAAGGTCATGGGATCGATCTGGGATCTCGACCGCCTGCGCTACGGAGAGCTCAAGCCGCAGAAGAGGAAGTATGTGTTCTAG
- a CDS encoding FAD-dependent oxidoreductase: protein MAAEKNELYDAVVIGGGPAGLTAALYLARACCRVLVVEKETFGGQIALTAEVVNYPGSDPTSGADLTAKMHRQAEGFGAEFLLAEVNSLEKKGDTWHVHTSRGDYETFTVLLATGAHPRQIGFAGEKEFRGHGVAYCATCDGEFFTGKDVFVIGGGFAAAEESVFLTKYAKHVTILVREEDFTCAPATAQPARDNEKISIHFQSEVESVEGDALPRKLTWKNLATGERTVFTPEGGDSFGVFVFAGYQPSTDLVKGLAELDEHGYIVTDRQQRTTVEGLYAAGDVCIKPLRQVVTATGDGALAATEMEKYAMKMEEKTGRKTNHKVCRAAQHTAKDTGKDTGKGAATASTSGPFTADMKKQLMTVFDRMERPLHLEVALSDDPRSSELLDFMTQLAEMTDKLSVEITGGMGVPNVRIYNADGSWAGLAFHGVPGGHEFTSFVLGLYNASSAGQKVADEDLARIEKIKEDHHITIMVSLSCTMCPELVTSAQRIATLNPHVKTDVYDLSLFPEIKEQYNIMSVPCFFIDDDAKFHFGKKNISQLLDLLEQEEANA, encoded by the coding sequence ATGGCGGCGGAAAAAAACGAGCTTTATGATGCAGTAGTGATCGGCGGCGGCCCTGCGGGGCTGACCGCCGCGCTTTACTTGGCAAGAGCCTGCTGCCGTGTGCTCGTGGTGGAGAAGGAGACTTTTGGCGGTCAGATCGCTCTGACGGCGGAGGTCGTGAACTATCCGGGCAGCGACCCTACGAGCGGCGCTGACCTCACGGCGAAGATGCACCGTCAGGCGGAAGGCTTCGGCGCGGAGTTCCTGCTCGCCGAAGTCAATTCGCTCGAAAAGAAGGGCGATACTTGGCATGTGCATACGAGCCGCGGCGACTATGAAACTTTTACCGTGCTGCTCGCGACGGGCGCACATCCGCGCCAGATCGGCTTTGCGGGCGAGAAGGAATTTCGCGGGCACGGCGTCGCCTACTGCGCGACGTGCGACGGCGAGTTCTTCACGGGCAAGGATGTCTTCGTCATCGGCGGCGGCTTCGCAGCGGCGGAGGAGAGCGTCTTCCTCACGAAGTATGCGAAGCATGTGACGATCCTCGTGCGCGAGGAGGATTTCACATGTGCTCCCGCCACGGCGCAGCCCGCACGCGACAATGAGAAAATTTCGATTCACTTCCAGTCGGAGGTCGAGTCGGTCGAGGGAGACGCCCTGCCGCGCAAGCTCACATGGAAGAACCTCGCGACGGGCGAGCGAACGGTGTTTACACCCGAAGGCGGAGATTCCTTCGGGGTGTTCGTGTTCGCGGGCTACCAGCCGTCGACCGATCTCGTCAAGGGACTGGCGGAGCTTGACGAGCATGGCTACATCGTGACCGACCGCCAGCAGCGGACGACGGTCGAAGGGCTCTATGCGGCGGGCGACGTCTGCATCAAGCCGCTCAGGCAGGTCGTGACGGCGACGGGCGACGGTGCTCTCGCCGCGACCGAGATGGAAAAGTACGCCATGAAGATGGAAGAAAAGACGGGGCGGAAGACGAACCACAAGGTGTGCCGCGCCGCGCAGCACACGGCGAAGGATACGGGGAAGGACACGGGGAAGGGAGCGGCGACGGCCTCGACGAGCGGCCCCTTCACGGCCGATATGAAGAAGCAGCTCATGACGGTCTTTGATCGCATGGAGCGTCCTCTGCACCTTGAGGTCGCGCTGAGTGACGATCCGCGCTCCAGCGAGCTTCTCGACTTCATGACGCAGCTCGCAGAGATGACGGACAAGCTGTCCGTCGAGATCACAGGCGGCATGGGCGTGCCGAACGTGCGCATCTACAATGCGGACGGCAGCTGGGCGGGACTCGCCTTCCACGGCGTCCCGGGCGGGCACGAGTTCACGAGCTTCGTGCTCGGTCTCTACAACGCTTCGAGCGCCGGACAGAAGGTCGCCGACGAGGATCTCGCGCGCATTGAGAAAATCAAGGAAGATCACCATATCACCATCATGGTAAGCCTCTCGTGCACGATGTGCCCTGAGCTCGTCACGAGCGCTCAGCGCATCGCGACGCTCAACCCGCATGTCAAGACGGATGTCTACGACTTGAGCCTCTTCCCCGAGATCAAGGAGCAGTACAACATCATGAGCGTGCCGTGCTTCTTCATCGACGACGACGCGAAATTCCACTTCGGCAAGAAGAACATCTCACAGCTCCTCGACCTGCTCGAACAGGAAGAAGCGAACGCATGA
- the ahpC gene encoding alkyl hydroperoxide reductase subunit C produces the protein MSLINKEIGDFAVQAYQNEAFRTVTKADVLGKWSVFFFYPADFTFVCPTELEDLENNYAKFKEADCEVYSVSCDTHFVHKAWHDHSERIKKITYPMLADPTHVLARDFDVLIEDAGLSERGTFIVNPEGKIVAYEVNAGNVGRNADELLRKLQACKFVAEHGDEVCPAKWQPGAETLKPTLDLVGAL, from the coding sequence ATGTCGTTAATCAACAAGGAAATCGGAGATTTTGCTGTACAGGCTTACCAGAATGAGGCCTTCCGCACGGTGACGAAGGCGGATGTGCTCGGCAAGTGGAGCGTATTCTTCTTCTATCCGGCAGACTTCACGTTCGTTTGCCCGACGGAGCTTGAAGACTTGGAGAACAACTACGCGAAGTTCAAGGAAGCGGACTGCGAGGTCTATTCCGTCTCGTGCGACACGCACTTCGTGCACAAGGCATGGCATGACCATTCCGAGCGCATCAAGAAGATCACCTACCCGATGCTCGCCGATCCGACGCACGTCCTTGCGCGTGACTTTGATGTACTTATCGAGGACGCCGGCCTTTCCGAGCGCGGCACGTTCATCGTGAACCCCGAGGGCAAGATCGTCGCCTACGAGGTGAACGCGGGCAATGTCGGCCGCAACGCGGACGAGCTTCTGAGAAAGCTTCAGGCCTGCAAGTTCGTCGCGGAGCATGGCGACGAGGTTTGCCCGGCGAAGTGGCAGCCCGGCGCTGAGACGCTGAAGCCGACGCTCGACCTCGTGGGAGCGCTCTGA
- a CDS encoding histidinol-phosphatase HisJ family protein, whose product MIFDSHMHTEVSADSAMKAEVALERAAKLGIGAVFTEHEDMDFPGEKDFTFSPEDYWKKYEALRGKGERLRLGVELGMQEDLAEKNRAFLLRAPFDQVIGSIHTLLGFDLYYEALYEGREKDEVYRLYLKTMAHCVRSHGEFIDILAHIDYIARYAAYLDTELTYAAYGEEIDEVLKALIETDTVLELNTRRFDAPQGKSSLVPIFRRYREMGGREVTLGSDAHNAAAIGFAFREAHEMAESLGLRVVTFFARRKEYC is encoded by the coding sequence ATGATATTCGACAGCCACATGCACACGGAAGTCTCCGCTGACTCCGCGATGAAGGCCGAGGTCGCACTCGAAAGAGCCGCAAAGCTCGGCATCGGCGCGGTATTCACCGAGCATGAGGACATGGACTTTCCGGGCGAGAAAGACTTCACCTTTTCGCCCGAAGACTACTGGAAGAAGTACGAGGCGCTTCGCGGCAAGGGAGAGCGGCTTCGACTCGGCGTTGAACTCGGCATGCAGGAAGACCTTGCCGAAAAGAACCGCGCCTTCCTCCTTCGAGCGCCCTTCGATCAGGTCATCGGCTCGATTCACACGCTGCTGGGCTTCGACCTCTACTATGAAGCCCTCTACGAGGGGCGCGAAAAGGACGAGGTCTACCGGCTCTACCTCAAAACGATGGCGCACTGCGTGCGCTCGCACGGCGAGTTCATCGACATCCTCGCGCACATCGACTATATTGCGCGCTATGCCGCCTACCTTGATACGGAACTGACCTATGCGGCCTACGGCGAAGAAATCGACGAGGTGCTCAAAGCGCTCATTGAGACGGACACCGTGCTTGAGCTGAACACGCGCCGCTTCGACGCGCCGCAGGGCAAGTCGTCGCTCGTGCCGATCTTCCGTCGCTACCGCGAGATGGGCGGGCGCGAGGTGACGCTCGGCTCGGATGCGCACAATGCGGCCGCGATCGGCTTCGCCTTTCGTGAAGCGCACGAGATGGCAGAATCTCTCGGGCTTCGTGTCGTAACTTTTTTTGCCCGCAGGAAGGAATATTGCTGA
- the rsmA gene encoding 16S rRNA (adenine(1518)-N(6)/adenine(1519)-N(6))-dimethyltransferase RsmA, whose product MIAPEIASPAVTRHILKAFGLRASKRLGQNFLVDGSVVKDIVAAAEIEEGDRVLEIGPGIGTLTQGLLEAGAHVTAVELDKKLPAVLAETLAAYDHLRIVPGDILKTDIRALMENQPFKVAANLPYYITTPILLALLEQHLPITHIVTMVQKEVAERMIAAPGSKIYGALSVAVQYHTEPRIVREVAPRSFIPAPEVASSVIACKKRGKPPVEVTDERMFFRVARASFGQRRKTLANALLGTGASKDAVRRALDAAAIDEKRRGETLSLAEFARLADAFSAMQTEGER is encoded by the coding sequence ATGATCGCTCCCGAGATTGCCAGCCCCGCCGTCACGCGCCATATTCTGAAGGCTTTCGGCCTTCGCGCCTCGAAGCGGCTCGGGCAGAACTTCCTCGTCGACGGCTCTGTCGTCAAGGACATCGTGGCGGCGGCGGAAATTGAAGAAGGCGACCGCGTCTTGGAGATCGGCCCGGGCATCGGCACGCTGACGCAGGGGCTTCTCGAAGCCGGCGCACACGTCACCGCCGTCGAACTTGACAAGAAGCTGCCCGCCGTCCTCGCCGAGACGCTCGCCGCCTACGATCATCTGCGCATCGTGCCCGGCGACATCTTGAAGACGGACATCCGCGCCCTCATGGAAAATCAGCCGTTCAAGGTCGCGGCGAATCTGCCCTACTACATCACGACGCCGATTCTCCTCGCGCTCCTTGAGCAGCATCTGCCCATCACGCACATCGTGACCATGGTGCAGAAGGAAGTGGCGGAGCGCATGATTGCCGCGCCCGGCTCGAAGATCTACGGTGCGCTCTCCGTCGCCGTGCAGTACCATACGGAGCCGCGCATCGTGCGCGAGGTCGCGCCGCGCTCCTTCATTCCTGCGCCCGAGGTCGCCTCCTCCGTCATCGCGTGCAAAAAGCGTGGGAAACCGCCGGTAGAGGTAACCGACGAGCGCATGTTCTTCCGCGTCGCGCGCGCCTCCTTCGGCCAGAGGCGCAAGACACTCGCCAACGCGCTCCTCGGCACGGGAGCGTCGAAGGACGCCGTGCGCCGTGCGCTGGACGCGGCCGCGATCGACGAGAAAAGGCGCGGTGAGACGCTGAGCCTTGCCGAATTCGCGCGCCTTGCCGACGCCTTTTCTGCCATGCAAACGGAGGGAGAACGATGA
- the rnmV gene encoding ribonuclease M5 — translation MLKEVLVVEGKMDVVAVRKAIDADCIVTGGFSLGRRALADIEAAYKRRGIIILTDPDSAGERIRRFLAKRFPEAGHAFIPKEEATAKGDIGVEQASPDSIRRALAKVRTCTIAPREVFTSRDLILAGLSGGEDASRRRARLGARLGVGWANARTFCKRLNSYGVTREEFEAALTSLEDGNETAAVRNAEDGAETAAVRNDEPKAAAKGGAL, via the coding sequence ATGCTGAAAGAAGTTCTTGTTGTGGAAGGAAAGATGGACGTCGTCGCCGTCCGCAAGGCGATAGACGCCGACTGCATCGTGACGGGCGGCTTCTCGCTGGGCAGGCGTGCGCTCGCCGACATCGAGGCGGCGTACAAGAGGCGCGGCATCATCATCCTCACCGATCCCGATTCTGCGGGCGAGCGCATAAGGCGCTTTCTCGCGAAGAGATTCCCCGAGGCGGGTCATGCCTTCATCCCGAAGGAGGAGGCGACAGCCAAGGGCGACATCGGAGTCGAGCAGGCCTCGCCCGATTCGATTCGCCGCGCACTCGCCAAGGTGCGCACCTGTACGATCGCGCCGCGCGAAGTCTTCACGAGCCGAGATCTCATCCTCGCGGGGCTTTCGGGCGGCGAGGATGCGAGTCGGCGGCGCGCGCGGCTTGGCGCGCGGCTCGGCGTCGGCTGGGCGAACGCGCGTACATTCTGCAAGCGCCTCAACAGCTACGGCGTGACGCGTGAGGAGTTCGAGGCGGCGCTGACGTCATTGGAGGACGGCAATGAAACGGCTGCCGTACGGAACGCGGAAGACGGCGCTGAAACGGCTGCCGTGCGAAATGACGAGCCGAAAGCAGCCGCGAAAGGAGGCGCATTATGA
- a CDS encoding dTMP kinase: MQAKGKLLVLEAGDGSGKATQTKMLRERLVAEGRCVRQVEFPDYASPSSALVRMYLGGDFGERASEVNAYAASAFFAVDRYASFQTKWRADLEAGAIVLADRYTTANMVHQAVKLEEAAEREAFLAWLEDFEYGKLALPRPDLVLFLDMDPAVSRRLIAARAAASGAARDIHERDEGYLVRCHRASVNLAARCGWQRVRCSEAGEPLSREAVHEKIYEAVRRIL; encoded by the coding sequence TTGCAGGCAAAGGGAAAGCTCCTCGTCTTGGAGGCGGGCGACGGCTCAGGCAAGGCGACGCAGACGAAGATGCTCAGGGAAAGGCTCGTCGCCGAAGGCCGCTGCGTGCGGCAGGTCGAGTTTCCCGACTACGCTTCGCCGTCGTCGGCGCTCGTGCGCATGTACCTCGGCGGCGATTTCGGCGAACGTGCGTCCGAAGTCAATGCCTACGCCGCATCTGCCTTCTTTGCCGTCGACCGCTACGCTTCGTTTCAGACAAAATGGCGTGCGGATCTTGAGGCGGGCGCGATCGTCCTCGCCGACCGCTACACGACGGCGAACATGGTGCATCAGGCCGTGAAGCTTGAGGAGGCGGCTGAGCGCGAGGCTTTCCTTGCGTGGCTTGAGGATTTCGAGTACGGAAAGCTCGCGCTGCCGCGCCCCGATCTCGTCCTCTTTCTCGACATGGATCCTGCCGTGAGCCGCCGCCTCATCGCGGCGCGCGCGGCGGCAAGCGGCGCGGCACGGGACATCCACGAGCGCGACGAGGGTTACCTCGTGCGCTGCCATCGGGCGTCGGTCAATCTTGCCGCGCGCTGCGGCTGGCAGCGCGTCCGCTGCAGCGAGGCGGGCGAGCCGCTTTCGCGCGAGGCGGTGCATGAAAAAATTTACGAAGCGGTGCGGCGCATCCTGTGA
- a CDS encoding sensor histidine kinase, with product MRSRARRLWRALSRLRSSRHMRISTWLTLVYAAVLVFVLVFTSIVSAIGIYYSLYHQAEIELTRSQEHVLSAIEHGTEIFNETAPDMRHRYPLAFAVYEDDLLMPGVVLRVTEGADGPVVYESDTHYPSISLVEAHIDQHPPLWANSAMYVSTIGNTHIYYHKIIINQSGHTYVLHFFRTITAERHFLTTLQKVLTITNLAGIVLALAAGYFISCRILRPIRTMTQAARSLEVTDLGRRIAVPPVKDELAELAETFNHMLERIQAGFEQQRRFVSDASHELRTPVTVIRGYSDMLSRWGASDPETLEEGLSAIHSEAEDMQGLIEKLLFLARADQKRLAMHKERLELAPLVEDVVKKMALIATRHEVELLANEPGAIYADPLLIKHMMRIILENSMKYTPKGGRITIELRRGAGEMVLTLADNGIGIAKEHQDKVFERFYRVDSARTRGKDAPGGTGLGLSIARWIAEQHAIGIGLESDLGKGTKFILHVPCVE from the coding sequence ATGCGATCAAGGGCTAGGCGGCTCTGGCGTGCACTTTCCCGCCTGCGCTCCTCGCGCCACATGCGCATATCGACGTGGCTGACGCTCGTCTATGCGGCTGTGCTCGTCTTCGTGCTCGTGTTCACGAGCATCGTTTCCGCCATCGGCATCTATTATTCCCTCTACCATCAGGCGGAGATCGAGCTTACACGTTCGCAGGAGCATGTGCTCTCCGCAATCGAGCACGGTACGGAGATTTTTAATGAAACGGCGCCCGATATGCGCCATCGCTATCCGCTCGCCTTCGCCGTCTACGAGGACGACCTCTTAATGCCCGGCGTCGTGCTGCGCGTGACAGAGGGCGCGGACGGCCCCGTCGTCTACGAGTCGGATACGCACTATCCGTCCATCAGTCTCGTCGAGGCGCACATCGACCAGCATCCACCGCTTTGGGCGAATTCGGCGATGTACGTTTCGACCATCGGCAACACGCACATCTATTACCACAAGATCATCATCAATCAGAGCGGGCACACCTATGTGCTTCACTTCTTCCGCACGATCACGGCGGAGCGCCACTTCCTCACGACCTTGCAGAAGGTGCTGACCATCACGAATCTCGCGGGCATCGTTCTGGCGCTCGCCGCCGGCTACTTCATCAGCTGCCGCATCCTGCGGCCGATCCGCACGATGACGCAGGCGGCGCGCTCCCTCGAGGTCACGGACCTCGGGCGGCGCATCGCCGTGCCGCCTGTCAAAGACGAGCTTGCCGAGCTTGCTGAGACGTTCAACCACATGCTTGAGCGCATACAGGCGGGATTCGAGCAGCAGCGGCGCTTCGTATCCGACGCCTCGCACGAGCTGCGGACGCCCGTGACGGTCATCCGCGGCTATTCGGATATGCTGAGCCGCTGGGGTGCAAGCGACCCCGAGACGCTCGAAGAGGGACTGAGCGCCATACACTCGGAAGCCGAGGACATGCAGGGACTGATCGAGAAGCTCCTGTTCCTCGCACGCGCCGATCAGAAGCGGCTTGCCATGCACAAGGAGCGACTGGAGCTCGCGCCCCTGGTCGAGGATGTCGTGAAGAAGATGGCGCTCATCGCGACGCGGCACGAGGTCGAGCTTCTCGCAAACGAGCCGGGCGCGATCTATGCCGATCCGCTGCTCATCAAGCACATGATGCGCATCATCCTCGAAAACAGCATGAAGTATACGCCCAAGGGCGGCCGCATCACGATCGAGCTGCGCCGCGGCGCGGGCGAGATGGTTCTGACGCTTGCCGACAACGGCATCGGCATTGCGAAGGAGCATCAGGACAAGGTGTTCGAGCGCTTCTATCGCGTCGATTCCGCGCGGACGCGCGGCAAGGATGCGCCGGGCGGTACGGGACTCGGACTTTCGATCGCGCGCTGGATTGCCGAGCAGCATGCGATCGGCATTGGGCTGGAGAGCGATCTCGGCAAGGGCACGAAGTTCATCCTCCATGTGCCGTGCGTGGAGTGA
- a CDS encoding response regulator transcription factor, with protein MIVEDERRIARFLQMELEHEGFETESEENGRRAYERIVQEQYDLVLLDIMLPDMDGLEVCRRVREISDVPIIMLTAKDDVEDKVNGLDIGADDYITKPFAIQELLARVRAAIRVHKANEAGNRDERVLAVKDLVLYPGRYEVRVKGDLVELTKKEYSLLEYMLRNKPNVLTRDQILQEVWGYDYVGDTNVVDVYIRYLRAKIDERFDDKYIYTVRGVGYAIKG; from the coding sequence ATGATCGTCGAGGACGAGAGGCGCATCGCACGCTTTCTGCAGATGGAGCTGGAGCACGAGGGCTTCGAGACGGAGTCCGAGGAGAACGGACGCCGCGCCTACGAGCGCATCGTGCAGGAGCAGTACGATCTCGTGCTCCTCGACATCATGCTGCCCGATATGGACGGTCTTGAGGTCTGCCGCCGCGTGCGCGAGATCAGCGACGTGCCGATCATCATGCTGACGGCGAAGGACGATGTCGAGGACAAGGTCAACGGACTCGACATCGGCGCGGACGACTACATAACGAAGCCGTTCGCCATTCAGGAACTTCTGGCGCGCGTGCGCGCGGCGATCCGCGTGCACAAGGCGAACGAGGCGGGCAACCGCGACGAGCGCGTGCTCGCCGTCAAGGATCTCGTGCTCTATCCGGGGCGCTACGAGGTGCGCGTCAAGGGCGATCTCGTCGAGCTGACGAAGAAGGAGTATTCGCTTCTCGAATACATGCTGCGCAACAAGCCCAATGTCCTCACGCGCGACCAGATCCTGCAGGAGGTCTGGGGCTACGACTACGTAGGCGACACGAACGTGGTCGACGTCTACATCCGCTATCTGCGTGCGAAGATTGATGAGCGTTTCGACGACAAGTACATCTACACGGTGCGGGGCGTCGGCTATGCGATCAAGGGCTAG